In Humulus lupulus chromosome 6, drHumLupu1.1, whole genome shotgun sequence, a single genomic region encodes these proteins:
- the LOC133783600 gene encoding uncharacterized protein LOC133783600: MLNGRVQGGFRGVKGLRQGDPISPLLFVLVMEYLTRLLQLGVQQKDFRYHPMCKSLKVINLCFADDLVIFCKANSSSAQVVKQVFEDFCNSTGLKANINKYQVFFGGVSTTVKDQLLQIFQLEEGTFPLKYLGIPMRPTKWKMADCGEILKKIKLRLHTWASRHLSYVGRTQLITSVLLGLRNYWMNILLLPQSIVKEVDKLCLWFLWGNNGM, translated from the coding sequence ATGTTGAATGGAAGAGTGCAAGGGGGTTTTCGGGGAGTCAAGGGTCTTCGCCAAGGAGATCCTATCTCACCATTACTATTTGTCTTGGTTATGGAATATCTCACTCGGCTGCTTCAACTAGGGGTTCAGCAAAAAGATTTCAGATATCACCCTATGTGTAAAAGCCTTAAGGTTATTAATCTGTGCTTTGCTGATGACTTAGTGATTTTTTGCAAAGCTAACAGCAGCTCAGCCCAGGTTGTCAAACAGGTTTTTGAGGATTTCTGCAATAGTACAGGATTGAAGGCTAATATCAATAAATATCAAGTGTTTTTTGGAGGTGTTTCGACTACTGTTAAGGACCAGTTACTTCAGATTTTTCAACTTGAAGAGGGAACCTTTCCTCTTAAGTATCTGGGGATTCCTATGAGGCCAACAAAATGGAAAATGGCAGATTGTGGTGAgattcttaaaaaaattaaactaaggCTTCACACTTGGGCTAGTAGACATCTATCTTATGTAGGGCGGACTCAACTCATCACATCTGTTCTATTGGGATTGCGAAACTACTGGATGAACATCTTATTGCTCCCTCAAAGCATTGTCAAAGAGGTAGATAAGCTTTGCTTGTGGTTTCTGTGGGGCAACAATGGTATGTAA